From a single Sulfolobus sp. E5-1-F genomic region:
- the narI gene encoding respiratory nitrate reductase subunit gamma → MSNLFWIFYPYTTITIFFSGYIYTYFTRRYYWSARSFQLLSKSTHSLASNLFHYGIIVVLLGHLFGIVLPASVLIAVGISYSLHITLAFYLGAVFGIITIIGLIWLLAISYTTRAVNSLSITDHLVYILLALVLITGLINTLVVHPDYENTVAPWFQGLITFHPNPNLMENTPLILQIHIALSFLLYALWPFSRLVHVFTFPITYLWRPYIVYRRHEFYKVFKRN, encoded by the coding sequence ATGAGTAATCTTTTCTGGATATTCTACCCTTATACAACGATAACCATATTCTTCTCTGGATATATATACACATATTTTACGAGAAGATATTATTGGTCGGCAAGATCTTTCCAATTACTTTCGAAAAGTACACACTCCCTAGCCTCTAATTTATTCCACTACGGGATTATTGTAGTCCTTCTAGGACATCTATTCGGAATAGTCTTACCAGCCTCGGTACTGATCGCAGTAGGAATATCATATAGCCTTCATATAACTCTTGCGTTCTATCTAGGCGCAGTATTCGGAATAATAACTATAATAGGACTTATATGGCTATTAGCTATTTCATACACTACTAGGGCAGTAAATTCCTTATCTATTACTGATCATCTAGTGTACATATTGTTAGCCTTAGTATTAATCACTGGACTCATTAATACGCTTGTAGTACATCCGGATTATGAAAATACAGTAGCTCCATGGTTTCAAGGACTAATAACGTTTCATCCTAATCCGAATCTAATGGAAAATACACCATTAATTCTGCAAATTCATATCGCCCTATCTTTCTTGCTGTATGCCTTGTGGCCATTCTCCAGATTAGTTCATGTGTTCACATTTCCAATAACGTATTTATGGAGACCTTATATCGTTTACAGAAGACATGAATTTTATAAGGTATTTAAAAGAAATTGA
- a CDS encoding 4Fe-4S dicluster domain-containing protein has product MGIDPNYRQNRQVVGEHEGHKIYGPVDEPKVLGIHGTIVGVDFDICIADGSCITACPVNVFRWFDTPGNPVSEKKADPFNEQACIFCMACVNVCPVAAIDVKPP; this is encoded by the coding sequence GTGGGCATAGATCCTAACTATAGACAGAACAGGCAAGTCGTAGGAGAGCATGAGGGCCATAAGATATATGGACCGGTTGATGAGCCTAAAGTCCTAGGTATTCATGGTACTATTGTCGGTGTGGATTTCGATATATGTATAGCAGATGGTTCATGTATAACCGCTTGCCCAGTAAACGTTTTCAGATGGTTTGATACTCCGGGAAATCCAGTGTCTGAAAAGAAGGCCGATCCGTTCAATGAACAAGCTTGCATATTCTGTATGGCGTGTGTTAACGTTTGCCCAGTAGCTGCAATAGATGTGAAACCACCATAA